The following are encoded together in the Bradyrhizobium genosp. L genome:
- a CDS encoding AtuA-related protein, which translates to MKLREIAHSRTGDKGNTSNISVIAYDAAHYPLLLVQVTSARVKAHFAGVVEGEVTRYELPRIAALNFVMTDTLGGGVTRSLALDAHGKSLSSALLDLEIDGDPGDNRPPPTK; encoded by the coding sequence GTGAAGTTGCGTGAGATCGCCCATTCCCGCACCGGCGACAAGGGCAACACCTCGAACATTTCGGTGATCGCCTACGATGCCGCCCATTATCCGCTGCTGCTCGTCCAGGTGACGAGCGCGCGGGTGAAGGCGCATTTCGCCGGCGTCGTGGAAGGCGAAGTTACCCGTTATGAACTGCCTAGGATTGCGGCGCTCAACTTCGTGATGACCGACACGCTGGGTGGCGGCGTGACGCGGTCGCTTGCGCTCGACGCTCACGGCAAATCGCTCAGTTCGGCACTGCTCGATCTGGAAATCGACGGCGATCCGGGTGACAATCGGCCGCCACCCACCAAGTGA
- a CDS encoding branched-chain amino acid ABC transporter permease — protein MFILAPLVVVFALLPGVYQNHLLLFNFVIFLILAQGVNIIYGFTGYLPFGYVGFFGAGAYGFAIMVMHFQTPAVLAVLVGGVVAVLLGLLLTPLLRLSGAYFAIANLAASLAVLHFVANPALEGITKGPYGVSLTGTFNPTHAYYAAVVVMALTVGGVIYLKNSPFGLALQAVREDAVSASMAGVNIIKMRVIAWLASALVAGLAGGIYAWYVSVFYPDNVFSGEFSIFAIVFALFGGVATVTGPIVGVIILYGVYNLIGFTTPQYFQLIYGLLIMGLVLFLPAGLVSLATRRGWNVP, from the coding sequence TTGTTCATCCTGGCGCCGCTGGTCGTGGTGTTCGCGCTGCTGCCCGGCGTCTACCAGAACCATCTGCTGCTGTTCAATTTCGTGATCTTCCTGATCCTCGCGCAGGGCGTGAACATCATCTATGGCTTCACCGGCTATCTGCCGTTCGGCTATGTCGGCTTCTTCGGCGCCGGCGCCTACGGTTTTGCCATCATGGTGATGCACTTTCAGACGCCTGCCGTGCTCGCGGTGCTGGTCGGTGGCGTGGTCGCGGTGCTGCTCGGCCTGCTGCTGACGCCGCTGCTGCGGCTGTCGGGCGCGTATTTTGCGATCGCCAACCTGGCGGCCTCGCTGGCGGTGCTGCATTTCGTCGCCAATCCGGCGCTGGAGGGCATCACCAAGGGGCCGTACGGCGTCTCGCTCACCGGCACGTTCAACCCGACCCATGCCTACTATGCCGCCGTCGTGGTGATGGCGCTGACGGTCGGCGGCGTCATCTATCTGAAGAATTCGCCATTCGGCCTCGCACTGCAGGCGGTGCGCGAGGATGCGGTGTCGGCCTCGATGGCCGGCGTCAACATCATCAAGATGCGGGTGATCGCCTGGCTCGCCTCGGCGCTGGTCGCCGGCCTCGCCGGCGGCATCTACGCCTGGTACGTCTCGGTGTTTTATCCCGACAACGTGTTCTCCGGTGAGTTCTCGATCTTCGCGATCGTGTTTGCGCTGTTCGGCGGCGTTGCCACGGTCACCGGACCGATCGTCGGCGTGATCATCCTGTACGGCGTCTACAATCTGATCGGCTTCACCACGCCGCAATATTTCCAGCTGATCTACGGCCTTCTGATCATGGGCTTAGTGCTGTTCCTGCCCGCCGGGCTGGTGTCGCTGGCAACGCGCAGGGGGTGGAATGTCCCCTGA
- a CDS encoding ABC transporter ATP-binding protein, which produces MSPEQTPILKVAKLVKRFGGFHALDGLSFHVSPGEILGLVGPNGSGKTTAINVISGLYAPDGGEVVFDGASAGGVASHKLVHRGINRTFQVPKPFLSLTVRQNIQVALAYGQAATAPPSVAELLEEYRLKEVADRPAADLNSAQQKMLDLTRALATRPRLLLLDELAAGLNPAELDWIAGRIKALAATGMAVIVVEHLMGFIEQITDRVIVLNAGKEIFEGTLATAVREPQVIEVFLGGEHAH; this is translated from the coding sequence ATGTCCCCTGAGCAGACGCCCATTCTCAAGGTCGCGAAGCTGGTCAAACGCTTCGGCGGCTTTCATGCGCTCGACGGCTTGAGCTTTCACGTCTCCCCTGGCGAGATCCTTGGGCTCGTCGGCCCAAACGGATCCGGCAAGACCACGGCGATCAACGTGATCTCCGGGCTCTATGCGCCCGACGGCGGCGAGGTCGTGTTCGACGGCGCGTCCGCCGGCGGCGTCGCTTCGCACAAGCTCGTTCACCGCGGCATCAATCGCACCTTCCAGGTGCCAAAGCCGTTCCTGTCGTTGACGGTGCGCCAGAACATCCAGGTGGCGCTGGCCTATGGTCAGGCCGCCACCGCGCCGCCATCGGTTGCGGAGCTGCTCGAGGAATACCGGCTGAAAGAAGTCGCCGACCGTCCCGCCGCCGATCTCAACAGCGCGCAGCAGAAGATGCTCGACCTGACCCGTGCGCTCGCGACGCGGCCGCGGCTGCTGCTGCTCGACGAGCTTGCGGCCGGTCTCAACCCGGCCGAGCTCGACTGGATTGCGGGCCGCATCAAGGCGCTGGCCGCCACCGGCATGGCTGTCATCGTGGTCGAGCATCTGATGGGCTTCATCGAGCAGATCACCGACCGCGTCATCGTGCTCAACGCCGGCAAGGAAATCTTCGAAGGCACGCTGGCGACCGCCGTCCGCGAGCCGCAGGTGATCGAGGTGTTTCTAGGAGGCGAGCATGCCCACTGA
- a CDS encoding DUF2848 domain-containing protein yields the protein MFDLTFNVDDKGAATPLTLEIREAVIAGWTGRDPVARDKHIAELEALGIARPATTPIYYRCSARRLTFADAIEVCGEDSSGEVEFVLIGWQGRTFVGCGSDHTDRKVESYSVTVSKQMCDKPVASELWELEDVIGHWDQLILRSWATIGGQRMLYQEGTLDHMLPVKDLIAGGFEGKGLPDGCAMFGGTFAAKGGIRPASRFDFELEDPVLKRTISHGYDVITLPVLG from the coding sequence GTGTTTGATCTCACCTTCAATGTCGACGACAAGGGCGCCGCGACGCCGCTGACGCTGGAAATCCGCGAAGCCGTGATCGCCGGCTGGACCGGCCGCGATCCGGTGGCGCGCGACAAGCACATCGCCGAGCTCGAAGCGCTCGGCATCGCGCGGCCGGCGACGACGCCGATCTACTATCGCTGCTCGGCACGCCGGCTGACGTTTGCCGACGCGATCGAGGTCTGCGGCGAGGACTCCAGCGGCGAGGTCGAGTTCGTCCTGATCGGCTGGCAGGGCCGCACCTTCGTCGGCTGCGGCTCCGACCACACCGACCGCAAGGTCGAGAGCTACAGCGTCACCGTCTCGAAGCAGATGTGCGACAAGCCTGTCGCGTCCGAGCTCTGGGAGCTGGAGGACGTCATCGGTCACTGGGACCAGCTCATCCTGCGTTCCTGGGCCACCATCGGCGGTCAGCGCATGCTCTACCAGGAAGGCACGCTCGACCACATGCTGCCGGTGAAGGACCTGATCGCCGGCGGATTCGAGGGCAAGGGCCTGCCCGATGGCTGCGCGATGTTCGGTGGCACTTTCGCGGCCAAAGGCGGCATTCGCCCCGCCAGCCGCTTCGATTTCGAGCTGGAAGACCCGGTGCTGAAGCGGACGATCAGCCACGGCTACGACGTGATCACGCTGCCGGTGCTGGGCTAA
- a CDS encoding ABC transporter ATP-binding protein, which produces MPTDASSLLDAKGVDAGYGTMQVLWSVDLDVRLGETVLLLGANGAGKTTFLKSLVGLIEARSGQIRLGGDDITRMRSSDRMKRGMTYMSELAVFPDLTIEENIRVGAQALGHANPGARVDELYGLFPVLRDKRRDPASSLSGGQRKMLGIAKALSAEPKLLVMDEPSAGLSPLFVKEVIRALTSLQGRGLALLIAEQNISFLDVATRVFVLEGGRIQFSGTVAEMSGNEELHRAYFGLK; this is translated from the coding sequence ATGCCCACTGATGCATCCTCGCTGCTGGACGCCAAAGGCGTCGACGCCGGCTACGGCACCATGCAGGTGCTGTGGAGCGTCGATCTCGACGTCCGCCTCGGCGAGACCGTGCTGCTGCTCGGCGCCAACGGCGCCGGCAAGACCACCTTCCTGAAATCGCTGGTCGGCCTGATCGAGGCGCGCAGCGGCCAGATCCGGCTCGGCGGCGACGACATCACCAGGATGCGCTCGTCGGACCGCATGAAGCGCGGCATGACCTACATGTCGGAGCTCGCCGTGTTTCCGGATCTCACGATCGAGGAGAACATCCGGGTCGGCGCGCAGGCGCTGGGCCATGCCAATCCCGGCGCGCGGGTCGACGAATTGTACGGCCTGTTCCCGGTGCTGCGCGACAAGCGGCGCGATCCGGCCTCCAGTCTCTCCGGCGGCCAGCGCAAGATGCTCGGCATCGCCAAGGCGCTGTCGGCCGAGCCGAAGCTGCTGGTGATGGACGAGCCGTCGGCCGGGCTGTCGCCGCTGTTCGTCAAGGAGGTGATCCGCGCGCTCACCAGCCTGCAGGGGCGCGGATTGGCGCTCTTGATCGCCGAGCAGAATATCAGCTTCCTCGATGTCGCCACCCGCGTCTTCGTGCTGGAGGGCGGACGCATCCAATTCTCCGGCACGGTGGCCGAGATGAGCGGCAACGAAGAGCTGCATCGCGCCTATTTCGGGCTGAAGTGA
- a CDS encoding acyclic terpene utilization AtuA family protein → MRTIRIGSGAGYSGDRIEPAVELAEKGEIDYLVFECLGERTVALAQQARMKNPDSGYDPLLEERMRAVLPLCSAKGIKIVTNMGAANPEAAARRTAEIAKSLGLSLKVAAIVGDDVLDACKASDLPIMEFDGTIKQLGNRLLSANAYLGAEPMADALAAGADVVITGRASDPALFLAPMIHAFGWKMDDWNLLGQGTVAGHLLECAGQITGGYFADPGYKDVAGLARLGFPIGEIGEDGSLVVTKVPGSGGAVTAQTCKEQLLYEVHDPTKYFQPDVVADFSEVTVEEIGPDRVRVSGGRGSKRTDTLKVSVGYVDSYIGEGQISYAGPGALARGRLALEIVRERLQLTGVSTSELRFDLIGVDALHGSDVSARAGEPYEVRVRVAGRTENLGEAVRIGNEVETLYTNGPAAGGGAWKSARDVVAVASVLLPRELAKPQIRFVEA, encoded by the coding sequence ATGCGAACGATCAGGATCGGATCCGGCGCGGGCTATTCGGGCGACCGCATCGAGCCTGCGGTCGAGCTCGCCGAGAAGGGCGAGATCGATTATCTCGTGTTCGAATGCCTCGGTGAGCGCACGGTCGCGCTGGCCCAGCAGGCACGGATGAAGAACCCGGACAGCGGCTATGATCCGTTGCTCGAGGAGCGCATGCGGGCGGTGCTGCCGCTCTGCTCTGCGAAGGGCATCAAGATCGTCACCAATATGGGGGCGGCCAATCCCGAGGCCGCGGCGCGCCGCACCGCCGAGATCGCAAAGTCCCTCGGATTGTCGTTGAAGGTCGCCGCAATCGTGGGCGACGACGTGCTGGACGCTTGCAAGGCGAGCGATCTTCCGATCATGGAGTTCGACGGCACCATCAAGCAGCTCGGCAACCGGCTGTTGTCGGCCAACGCCTATCTCGGCGCGGAGCCGATGGCGGATGCGCTCGCGGCCGGCGCCGACGTCGTGATCACCGGGCGCGCGTCCGATCCCGCGCTGTTCCTGGCGCCGATGATCCACGCCTTCGGCTGGAAGATGGACGACTGGAATCTGCTCGGGCAGGGCACCGTCGCCGGCCATCTGCTGGAATGCGCCGGCCAGATCACCGGCGGCTACTTCGCCGATCCCGGCTACAAGGATGTCGCGGGCCTCGCGCGTCTCGGCTTTCCGATCGGCGAGATCGGCGAAGACGGCTCGCTGGTCGTGACCAAGGTGCCGGGCAGCGGCGGGGCCGTCACCGCGCAGACCTGCAAGGAGCAATTGCTCTACGAGGTCCATGACCCGACCAAATACTTCCAGCCGGACGTGGTCGCGGATTTCTCCGAAGTCACCGTCGAGGAAATCGGTCCCGATCGCGTGCGGGTCAGCGGCGGTCGCGGCAGCAAACGCACGGATACGCTGAAGGTCTCGGTCGGCTATGTCGACAGCTATATCGGCGAAGGCCAGATCTCCTATGCCGGTCCCGGCGCCCTGGCGCGCGGCCGGCTGGCGCTCGAGATCGTCCGCGAGCGGCTGCAGCTGACCGGCGTCTCGACGAGCGAGTTGCGGTTCGACCTCATCGGCGTCGATGCCTTGCACGGCAGCGACGTCTCCGCGCGGGCCGGCGAGCCTTACGAGGTCCGTGTGCGCGTGGCGGGCCGCACCGAAAACCTCGGCGAAGCCGTGCGTATCGGCAACGAGGTGGAGACGCTCTACACCAACGGTCCGGCGGCCGGCGGCGGTGCCTGGAAATCGGCCCGCGACGTCGTCGCGGTGGCCTCGGTGCTGCTGCCGCGCGAGCTTGCCAAGCCGCAAATCCGGTTCGTGGAGGCGTGA
- a CDS encoding amidase: MPHNPTLASLAADLASGATTARRLVEQCIARIADPAGEGQRVFIHVDKDAALDAADAMDRLRKANAAPSPFAGIPVSIKDLFDIKGQVTRAGSRALDDSAPAEADAPVVARLKRAGFIVIGRTNMTEFAYSGIGINPHYGTPKSAWNRGVGHVPGGSSSGAAVSIVDGMAFGALGTDTGGSCRIPAAFNGIVGYKPTQRRIPLDGGVPLSFTLDSYGPLANSVACCAALDAVLADEPLKPLTPRPVKGMRLAVPTTVALDDLDDAVAKTFERALTALSRAGALVERIEVPELLDVGVMNAKGGFAAAESYAWHRFLIASKGDDYDPRVSSRILRGEGFLAADYIDLLNARRSFIARTEQRIAPYEAMVLPTTANLPPVIADLADDKAFATQNLRALRNCTLINVLDGCAISLPAHREGEAPVGLMLAAAGGSDRRIFELAAGMETVIRV, encoded by the coding sequence ATGCCGCACAATCCGACACTCGCCTCCCTTGCCGCTGATCTTGCCAGCGGCGCCACCACGGCCCGCAGGCTCGTCGAGCAATGCATCGCCAGGATCGCCGATCCCGCCGGCGAGGGCCAGCGCGTCTTCATCCACGTCGACAAGGACGCCGCGCTCGACGCCGCCGACGCCATGGACCGGCTGCGCAAGGCCAATGCTGCGCCGTCGCCCTTTGCCGGCATCCCGGTCTCGATCAAGGATCTGTTCGACATCAAGGGGCAGGTGACCCGCGCCGGTTCCCGGGCGCTGGATGATTCCGCGCCGGCCGAGGCCGACGCGCCGGTCGTGGCGCGGCTGAAGCGCGCCGGTTTCATCGTGATCGGCCGCACCAACATGACCGAGTTCGCCTATTCCGGCATCGGCATCAATCCGCATTACGGCACGCCGAAGAGCGCCTGGAACCGGGGCGTCGGTCACGTGCCCGGCGGCTCGTCCTCGGGCGCCGCGGTCTCGATCGTCGACGGCATGGCGTTCGGCGCGCTCGGCACCGACACCGGCGGCTCCTGCCGGATCCCGGCGGCGTTCAACGGCATCGTCGGCTACAAGCCGACGCAGCGCCGGATCCCGCTCGACGGCGGCGTGCCGCTGTCGTTCACGCTCGACAGCTACGGCCCGCTGGCGAACTCGGTGGCCTGCTGTGCCGCGCTCGACGCCGTGCTGGCGGACGAGCCGCTGAAACCGTTGACGCCACGCCCGGTCAAGGGCATGCGGCTCGCGGTGCCGACCACGGTCGCGCTCGATGACCTCGATGATGCCGTGGCAAAAACCTTCGAGCGCGCGTTGACGGCGCTGTCGCGGGCCGGTGCGCTGGTCGAGCGCATCGAAGTGCCGGAACTGCTCGACGTCGGCGTCATGAATGCCAAGGGCGGCTTCGCCGCGGCCGAGAGCTATGCCTGGCACCGCTTCCTGATCGCGAGCAAGGGCGACGATTACGATCCCCGCGTCTCTTCGCGCATCCTGCGCGGCGAGGGTTTTCTCGCCGCCGACTACATCGATCTGCTCAACGCGCGGCGTTCCTTCATCGCCCGCACCGAGCAGCGCATCGCGCCCTATGAAGCGATGGTGCTGCCGACCACCGCGAACCTGCCGCCGGTCATCGCCGATCTCGCCGACGACAAGGCGTTTGCCACGCAGAACCTGCGCGCGCTGCGCAACTGCACGCTGATCAATGTGCTTGACGGCTGCGCGATCTCGCTGCCCGCCCATCGCGAGGGCGAGGCGCCGGTCGGCCTGATGCTCGCGGCAGCCGGCGGCTCGGATCGGCGCATCTTCGAACTGGCCGCCGGAATGGAGACCGTGATCCGTGTTTGA